A part of Terriglobus roseus genomic DNA contains:
- the cpaB gene encoding Flp pilus assembly protein CpaB: MQPRRILIALTVALVVSGLFTLWLGTRLSHRGSSSGSTKYVALAKNLDPGQIIAADDLKQVSWPSDVPLPGAFVRTDEVIGKSALYPLQAGEPLTARQLATSAGLSAHIPAGMRAISLKSNEVVGVAGYLLPGTHVDVLVTVRAASSTDPVTSIVLQDAQVLTAGEKMQPDPDGHASKVDVVTLLVSPEEAEKIVLASTQGTVHFVLRNGGDHVVAANAPMSLSALGVQASSTVAPAAVPHAPAHTQAQPVHTKSTPATYSIQVRRGDKDSVETF; this comes from the coding sequence ATGCAGCCACGCCGCATCCTCATTGCACTTACAGTTGCACTCGTCGTCTCTGGTCTGTTCACGCTTTGGCTGGGTACCAGGTTGTCGCATCGGGGCAGTAGCTCCGGATCCACGAAGTATGTTGCTCTCGCTAAGAATCTGGACCCAGGACAGATCATTGCTGCAGACGACTTGAAGCAGGTTTCGTGGCCGTCCGATGTGCCTCTGCCTGGTGCTTTTGTCCGTACCGATGAAGTTATCGGCAAGTCGGCTCTCTATCCCTTGCAGGCAGGCGAGCCACTGACGGCACGTCAGCTCGCTACCAGCGCTGGCCTTTCTGCTCACATTCCTGCTGGCATGCGCGCTATCTCACTCAAGTCGAATGAGGTGGTTGGTGTTGCTGGATATCTTCTGCCCGGCACGCACGTAGATGTGCTGGTGACAGTGCGCGCGGCTTCTTCTACAGATCCTGTGACATCCATCGTGCTTCAAGACGCGCAGGTGCTTACCGCTGGCGAAAAGATGCAGCCCGATCCCGATGGTCACGCCAGCAAGGTAGACGTTGTCACGTTGTTGGTATCGCCGGAAGAAGCAGAAAAGATTGTGCTCGCCAGTACGCAGGGAACAGTTCACTTCGTTCTCAGAAACGGCGGAGATCATGTCGTGGCAGCTAATGCTCCGATGAGTCTTTCCGCACTCGGTGTTCAGGCATCCTCTACGGTTGCACCCGCTGCTGTCCCTCATGCACCGGCGCACACTCAGGCTCAGCCAGTTCACACCAAGTCGACTCCCGCCACTTACAGCATCCAGGTTCGCCGCGGCGATAAGGATTCCGTGGAGACCTTTTAA
- a CDS encoding A24 family peptidase: MISHANVLQSYTAAVALCAAVMDVRSRRIPNWFTLPTLVGALILQVTIGGLHALALSFVASVLAGSLFLVLFLAGGMGGGDVKLIAAIAAGIGLSNTGALLVLTALCGGVMAIVVIVWHRRVWHSVRNVGRIVAHHCENGLEPHPELNVRNKRNLRLPYALAITAGTLLTISLEKVGQ, translated from the coding sequence ATGATATCGCATGCAAACGTGTTGCAGTCGTACACCGCAGCGGTGGCACTTTGTGCTGCTGTTATGGATGTCCGATCGCGCCGCATTCCAAATTGGTTTACTCTTCCAACGCTCGTTGGAGCCCTCATACTGCAGGTGACCATCGGAGGCCTGCATGCACTAGCGCTATCGTTCGTCGCGTCCGTGCTTGCAGGCTCTCTCTTCCTCGTGTTGTTTCTGGCAGGAGGAATGGGCGGAGGAGATGTAAAGCTGATTGCTGCGATTGCAGCAGGGATTGGCCTCTCGAATACTGGAGCCCTTCTTGTTCTTACCGCATTGTGCGGAGGAGTGATGGCAATCGTTGTCATCGTGTGGCATCGGCGGGTGTGGCATTCCGTGAGGAATGTTGGCCGCATCGTCGCGCATCACTGTGAGAACGGTTTGGAGCCACATCCGGAATTGAACGTTCGCAACAAACGCAATCTTCGTCTGCCGTATGCGCTGGCCATTACCGCCGGTACGCTGCTGACGATTTCCCTTGAGAAGGTGGGGCAATAA
- a CDS encoding Flp family type IVb pilin, which yields MKLHRIWNDLAQDESGQDLIEYALVAGLVGAVCVTALSGLATAIQNALGRVVTALTPTT from the coding sequence ATGAAACTTCATCGCATTTGGAATGATCTCGCACAGGACGAATCAGGACAGGACCTCATCGAATACGCACTGGTCGCAGGACTCGTCGGCGCTGTTTGCGTCACCGCCCTCTCTGGACTCGCTACCGCTATCCAGAACGCTCTGGGCAGAGTTGTGACGGCACTTACCCCGACTACCTAG
- a CDS encoding putative bifunctional diguanylate cyclase/phosphodiesterase — MYPAFEIQGLQLTMAHQPQGVAAGFLLMLLTMFSAFRFAEALTSVDERRRNLWTIGAAIIAGYGRFSVQLCFLSLFQVPQSTSFDLSLFALALLVTVLGRTIAFRSVIRENIRMRMLLPSSLLEASTILFSQQLLLVASHVRYPSRPMSVAATFFLAIALCFLSQIIVASLLRRTASRRGTRFAYPIISVMSSALVTYLIWTWAKHAPPPQHIVLDTASMQLQSSPFIVPIAIGIAVLILCGTDAGLFLYSRSVRWSRGLAEAEQEKEIAKALAEQRAMRMQNEALLEEIRERKRAEAKLAAFAFSDPVTGLNNRSYLNDRLRTLLQKKVARGYSYHALLYIDLDNFKSANDMLGHAQGDSLLKEVATRLRTLATNDDVPVRIGGDEFAMLVNCASDAECAMRFARQVLTILERPFEFAGNSLHLSASVGLCTIDSSYTDPDSVLRDADLAMYCSKREGGARVTVFAQEMYSNMLRAIEDRKELKRAIAEEEFVLWYQPLVDMKDGSIYGSEALIRWQHPVRGLLGPYTFIRLAEETGHIIEIGNWVLRKACSDFHKFQEKSSRPLLLSLNVSSKQLELPGYFDLLTRTLQETGMPPDHLQLEITESILMSEPALMGPLLQRIRALGIKIAFDDFGTGYSSLSYIQKFPVDTLKIDQSFVRSVVDSSVNGKIIQFIMGMSEALGMSVSVEGVETEFEATTLLGFGCRIAQGFLYSRPVERETFFGLLKRKSLIPSEVIRIPAA, encoded by the coding sequence TTGTACCCAGCCTTCGAAATCCAGGGATTGCAACTCACAATGGCGCACCAACCGCAGGGTGTTGCTGCTGGCTTCCTGTTGATGCTGCTTACCATGTTCAGTGCCTTTCGATTCGCCGAGGCTCTTACCTCTGTTGACGAGAGGCGCAGGAATCTATGGACGATTGGGGCCGCTATCATTGCGGGTTATGGTCGTTTCTCGGTTCAACTTTGCTTTCTGTCTTTGTTCCAGGTGCCGCAGAGTACTTCCTTTGATCTGTCATTGTTTGCACTTGCTCTACTGGTAACCGTCCTTGGGCGGACAATCGCGTTTCGTAGTGTCATTCGCGAGAACATTCGGATGCGTATGCTTCTTCCGTCGAGCCTGCTGGAAGCGTCGACGATCCTCTTTTCCCAACAGTTGTTGTTAGTGGCATCGCACGTCCGGTATCCCTCGCGCCCCATGAGTGTCGCCGCCACATTTTTCCTTGCGATTGCTTTGTGCTTTCTTTCGCAGATCATCGTCGCGAGTCTGCTGCGGAGGACAGCATCACGGCGTGGCACACGCTTTGCGTATCCAATCATCAGCGTGATGTCCTCAGCTTTGGTTACCTATCTGATCTGGACGTGGGCCAAACACGCACCGCCACCTCAGCACATCGTTCTCGACACTGCTTCTATGCAGCTGCAGTCATCGCCATTCATTGTGCCGATTGCGATTGGAATCGCCGTATTGATACTGTGTGGGACGGATGCCGGGCTGTTTCTTTACTCGAGAAGCGTCCGGTGGAGCCGCGGACTTGCGGAAGCAGAACAAGAGAAAGAGATTGCAAAAGCTCTCGCAGAACAGAGAGCGATGCGAATGCAGAACGAAGCTCTTCTGGAAGAAATCAGAGAGCGAAAGCGGGCAGAAGCAAAGTTGGCCGCATTCGCATTTAGTGATCCAGTAACAGGCCTGAACAACCGCAGCTACCTCAATGATCGTCTGCGCACATTGCTTCAAAAGAAAGTCGCTCGCGGCTACTCATATCACGCGCTGCTCTACATCGATCTGGATAACTTCAAATCCGCGAATGACATGCTCGGCCACGCGCAGGGTGATTCCCTTCTAAAGGAAGTCGCAACACGTCTACGGACGCTTGCGACGAATGACGATGTACCGGTGCGAATCGGAGGAGATGAATTCGCCATGCTCGTCAATTGCGCATCGGACGCTGAGTGTGCAATGCGATTTGCGCGGCAAGTTTTGACGATTCTGGAACGACCTTTTGAGTTCGCGGGAAACTCACTTCACCTTTCCGCCTCCGTTGGTTTGTGCACGATTGATAGTAGCTATACCGATCCGGACTCGGTACTTCGTGATGCGGATCTCGCCATGTATTGCTCCAAACGTGAAGGCGGAGCGCGTGTTACGGTCTTCGCTCAAGAGATGTACTCCAACATGCTGCGTGCGATTGAAGACCGCAAAGAGCTGAAGCGGGCCATTGCAGAAGAGGAATTTGTGTTGTGGTACCAACCACTCGTGGATATGAAGGATGGTTCCATCTATGGCTCTGAGGCATTGATTCGTTGGCAACATCCGGTGCGAGGTCTGCTCGGCCCCTATACCTTTATTCGTCTCGCCGAAGAGACCGGACACATCATCGAAATTGGAAACTGGGTTCTCCGCAAGGCATGCAGTGACTTTCATAAGTTCCAGGAAAAATCGTCTAGGCCGCTCTTGCTTTCTCTTAATGTCTCTTCGAAGCAATTGGAGCTTCCTGGATACTTTGACCTTCTGACACGGACACTGCAGGAAACGGGTATGCCGCCTGATCACTTGCAGCTGGAGATTACAGAGAGCATTCTCATGAGCGAACCTGCGTTAATGGGGCCGCTTCTGCAGAGGATTCGAGCGCTGGGGATCAAGATTGCCTTTGATGATTTCGGGACAGGCTACTCATCCCTGAGCTATATCCAGAAGTTCCCTGTTGACACCTTGAAAATCGATCAGAGCTTTGTTCGCTCCGTCGTCGATTCCTCTGTCAACGGGAAGATCATCCAATTCATCATGGGAATGAGTGAGGCGTTGGGCATGAGCGTTTCAGTGGAAGGTGTAGAAACAGAATTTGAAGCAACAACGTTGTTGGGCTTCGGATGCCGCATTGCACAAGGCTTTTTGTATAGCAGGCCAGTGGAGAGAGAAACCTTCTTTGGCCTTCTAAAAAGAAAAAGCTTAATACCGTCAGAAGTAATTCGTATACCCGCCGCATAA
- a CDS encoding toxin-antitoxin system HicB family antitoxin, with translation MDSLRHENIPVRIALSLRQQAEDLARQQGISLNHFVTQALEEKMWRMQHPALPSLASRLRSAS, from the coding sequence ATGGACTCCCTACGTCACGAAAACATTCCGGTTCGAATCGCACTTTCTCTTCGGCAACAGGCTGAAGACCTTGCGCGTCAACAGGGGATATCTCTCAACCATTTTGTTACGCAAGCGCTGGAAGAAAAGATGTGGCGCATGCAACACCCGGCACTACCAAGTTTGGCAAGTCGTCTGCGGTCTGCGAGCTGA
- a CDS encoding SDR family oxidoreductase translates to MQIKDNTILITGGGSGIGRGLAEAFHKEGNHVIIAGRRKSVLDEVAAANPGMSAEVLDIDSAEATKAFATSLIAKYPKLNAVLHNAGIMRNEKLADGNAEDAEAMIATNLLGPIRLNSALLPHLLKQPSATVMTVTSGLAYVPLAMTPTYCATKAAIHSYTQSLRFQLRDTGVQVIEIIPPYVQTELMGDRQKNDPAAMPLADYLHDTFAILRDQPDVEEVVIDRVKPLRFAAENGDYANFFHIFNERMVAARPNG, encoded by the coding sequence ATGCAGATCAAAGACAACACAATTCTGATCACCGGCGGTGGCAGCGGCATTGGTCGCGGGCTGGCCGAGGCATTTCATAAAGAAGGTAACCACGTCATCATTGCAGGACGTCGTAAGTCTGTTCTGGATGAAGTGGCCGCAGCAAACCCTGGCATGAGCGCTGAGGTGCTGGATATTGACAGCGCAGAGGCCACCAAGGCGTTCGCGACCAGCCTGATTGCAAAGTATCCGAAGCTGAATGCCGTGCTGCATAACGCTGGCATCATGCGGAACGAAAAGCTAGCCGACGGCAACGCGGAAGATGCCGAAGCCATGATTGCAACCAACTTGTTAGGGCCGATCCGTCTGAACTCCGCCCTGCTGCCGCATCTGTTGAAGCAGCCCTCAGCCACCGTAATGACCGTTACCAGCGGATTGGCCTATGTTCCCCTTGCCATGACGCCGACCTACTGCGCCACGAAAGCTGCCATTCACAGCTACACCCAGTCGCTGCGTTTCCAGTTGCGAGACACGGGCGTTCAGGTAATCGAAATCATTCCGCCGTATGTGCAAACAGAACTGATGGGCGACCGCCAGAAGAATGATCCTGCGGCGATGCCGTTGGCGGACTATCTGCATGACACGTTCGCTATCCTGCGCGATCAGCCGGATGTGGAGGAAGTCGTCATTGATCGCGTAAAGCCACTTCGTTTTGCCGCAGAAAACGGTGATTACGCAAACTTCTTCCACATCTTTAACGAACGCATGGTTGCAGCTCGTCCCAACGGATAA
- a CDS encoding MFS transporter, which produces MKPRSPLYVTSLIAGAFFMENLDGTVIATALPQMAKSFHASAVSLNIGMTAYMLTLAVLIPISGWVTDRFGSRSVFAAAVGIFTVASLLCAVSRNLTEFTLMRILQGMGGAMMVPVGRLIVLRETPKDKLAQAIAYISWPGLTALVLGPPLGGFITTYASWHWIFLMNVPLGIAALILAMLWIENVRTEERHPFDWGTFALGGIASAGSVYAMELLGGGETRWPVPVTMLVLSLLCGVLAIVYARRRQETSLIDFESMRNKTYSLSIYGASAFRVAVSVLPFLLPLMFQIAFGLNAFRSGLYLLALFGGDLSMKSIVLPLLKRFGFRRILIVNGILTALSMVVCAFLSPSTPVVLLLLVLFVHGACRSMEFTCLTTLAYSEIPPERMSRANGFLSAIMQLSVGMGVAVGAVTLRSVAHARGHSAATPHLADFRWAILLMSVVALGPVFDSLALPHDAGADTSGHQPEIGEAESALI; this is translated from the coding sequence ATGAAGCCTCGATCTCCGCTCTATGTCACCTCGCTCATTGCGGGTGCGTTCTTCATGGAGAACCTGGACGGCACCGTGATTGCCACGGCACTGCCGCAGATGGCGAAGAGTTTCCATGCCAGCGCAGTCAGCCTGAACATTGGCATGACGGCGTACATGCTCACCCTGGCCGTGCTGATCCCCATCAGCGGATGGGTAACGGATCGTTTTGGATCGCGTTCGGTATTCGCTGCGGCAGTCGGTATCTTCACTGTGGCGTCGTTGTTGTGCGCGGTTTCGCGGAACCTTACAGAGTTCACGCTGATGCGCATTCTGCAGGGCATGGGCGGCGCGATGATGGTGCCGGTAGGCCGCCTGATCGTGTTGCGCGAGACACCCAAAGACAAGCTGGCACAGGCGATTGCGTACATCTCGTGGCCGGGCTTAACAGCACTTGTCCTGGGGCCACCTCTTGGTGGATTCATTACCACCTACGCAAGCTGGCATTGGATCTTTTTGATGAATGTGCCGCTGGGTATTGCCGCGCTCATCCTTGCCATGTTGTGGATTGAAAATGTCCGCACAGAGGAACGCCATCCGTTCGATTGGGGCACGTTCGCGTTGGGTGGCATAGCTTCTGCGGGAAGTGTGTATGCCATGGAACTACTGGGCGGAGGCGAGACTCGCTGGCCTGTTCCAGTGACCATGCTTGTGCTCAGTTTGTTGTGCGGCGTGCTGGCGATTGTGTATGCACGGCGCAGGCAAGAGACCTCGCTGATTGATTTTGAATCCATGCGGAACAAGACCTATTCACTCTCCATCTATGGAGCCAGTGCGTTTCGTGTTGCCGTATCGGTCCTGCCGTTTCTCTTGCCGCTGATGTTCCAGATTGCGTTTGGCTTGAACGCGTTCCGTAGCGGCCTCTATCTTTTGGCTCTCTTCGGCGGCGATCTCAGCATGAAGTCGATCGTGCTGCCGCTGCTGAAGCGGTTTGGCTTCCGCCGCATCCTCATCGTGAACGGTATCCTCACGGCGCTATCCATGGTGGTGTGCGCGTTTCTTTCGCCGTCCACACCGGTGGTGCTGCTTCTTCTGGTGCTGTTTGTGCACGGAGCATGCCGCTCCATGGAATTCACGTGCCTCACGACGTTGGCTTACTCAGAGATCCCACCAGAGCGCATGAGTCGCGCGAACGGATTCTTGAGCGCCATCATGCAGTTGAGCGTCGGTATGGGAGTGGCTGTGGGCGCGGTGACTCTGCGTTCTGTAGCTCACGCACGTGGACATTCCGCAGCCACTCCGCATCTAGCAGATTTCCGCTGGGCAATTCTCTTGATGTCCGTCGTGGCGCTGGGGCCGGTCTTTGACAGCCTTGCACTGCCCCACGATGCAGGCGCAGACACCAGCGGTCATCAACCAGAGATTGGAGAAGCAGAATCAGCACTGATCTAA
- a CDS encoding nucleoside hydrolase — MRLAALALIFAASAAFLSLEAQQAPKAPVPVILSTDTGNEVDDQWVILYLLTDPAFDVRGILSAQAPTLPDPSAHWTLGVLRDQVENHMGLTVHPPLLEGASTPMTDASTPQPSAAARFLVEQSKGFSSTNRLTVLTIGAATDTASALLLDPTLADRIRIVAMGFTNLKPEGAKEFNVENDPHAWQAILKSHVPVAIGTGEVCRHDLSMGYAQAQQMLANRGPIGAWLWDEYRMWYFSHVKPLRSTDYTHNHVIWDIITAAYVRGLVTTETVPRPSLTDSVRFAQGQNGATWETISHVDTTTLWKDFFADLDHFTATHNLPPYQPR, encoded by the coding sequence ATGCGATTGGCCGCACTTGCCCTCATCTTTGCCGCAAGTGCGGCCTTTCTGTCTCTGGAAGCGCAACAGGCTCCCAAAGCGCCTGTGCCAGTGATTCTGTCCACCGACACGGGCAATGAGGTGGACGATCAGTGGGTGATCCTCTACCTCCTGACCGACCCGGCATTCGATGTACGTGGCATTCTGTCGGCGCAGGCGCCCACGCTGCCTGATCCCTCCGCGCATTGGACACTGGGTGTCCTCCGTGACCAGGTGGAGAACCACATGGGCCTCACGGTGCATCCGCCGCTGTTGGAGGGCGCCAGCACGCCCATGACGGATGCCTCCACGCCGCAGCCCAGCGCGGCCGCGCGCTTTCTGGTGGAGCAGTCCAAGGGATTCTCTTCGACGAACCGGCTCACCGTCCTCACCATCGGAGCAGCCACGGATACGGCTTCCGCGCTGCTGCTGGACCCGACTCTCGCAGACCGCATCCGTATCGTGGCGATGGGATTTACCAATCTGAAGCCAGAGGGAGCTAAGGAATTTAACGTAGAGAACGATCCGCATGCGTGGCAGGCGATCCTGAAGTCGCATGTGCCGGTGGCGATTGGTACGGGCGAAGTCTGCCGCCACGATCTGTCCATGGGCTACGCTCAGGCGCAGCAAATGCTGGCAAACCGTGGCCCCATCGGTGCATGGCTCTGGGATGAATATCGCATGTGGTACTTCTCGCATGTCAAACCCCTGCGCTCCACGGACTACACGCATAATCACGTGATCTGGGACATCATCACGGCGGCGTATGTCCGCGGACTGGTGACCACAGAGACGGTACCTCGGCCATCACTCACGGATAGCGTGCGTTTCGCCCAAGGCCAGAACGGTGCCACTTGGGAAACCATTAGCCATGTGGATACGACAACGCTGTGGAAGGACTTCTTCGCCGACTTGGACCACTTCACTGCCACGCATAACTTGCCGCCGTATCAGCCGCGCTAA
- a CDS encoding inorganic diphosphatase, which translates to MPNYLKLPVGAKAPKVVNAVIEIPYQGRMKFEYDKQLEVFRLDRNLYSPVHYPGDYGFLPSTLGDDGDPLDVLVLVDEPSFPGCLQEVRPIGLMEMIDGGEGDEKILAVGCANPRFFDITSYEQIHPHKLKEIVHFFSTYKDLEGKTVKIEGWKPVDYAYEVIEKSIKAYAEKNAK; encoded by the coding sequence ATGCCGAACTATTTGAAGTTGCCAGTTGGCGCCAAAGCGCCAAAAGTCGTAAACGCGGTGATTGAAATCCCTTACCAAGGCCGCATGAAATTTGAATACGACAAGCAACTGGAAGTCTTCCGGCTGGACCGCAATCTGTACAGCCCGGTGCATTACCCCGGCGATTACGGCTTCCTGCCTTCCACCCTGGGCGACGACGGCGATCCGTTGGATGTGCTGGTTCTGGTCGATGAACCCAGCTTTCCCGGCTGCCTGCAGGAAGTGCGTCCCATCGGTCTGATGGAGATGATTGACGGCGGCGAAGGCGACGAAAAGATCCTTGCCGTTGGCTGCGCCAACCCGCGCTTCTTTGACATCACCAGCTATGAGCAGATTCACCCGCACAAGCTGAAGGAGATCGTCCACTTTTTCTCCACCTACAAGGATCTCGAAGGCAAGACGGTGAAGATCGAAGGCTGGAAGCCGGTCGATTACGCATACGAAGTCATTGAGAAGTCCATCAAGGCTTACGCGGAAAAGAACGCAAAGTAA
- the purS gene encoding phosphoribosylformylglycinamidine synthase subunit PurS, with amino-acid sequence MRAHVYVTLKTTVLDAQGQTIANALRRLHHPQVESVRQGKYFVLTLADSLTGDAAKAEVERIANEVLTNPVIEEYTYRLEE; translated from the coding sequence ATGCGCGCCCATGTTTACGTCACGTTGAAGACCACGGTTCTCGATGCCCAGGGGCAGACGATTGCCAATGCCCTTCGCCGCCTTCACCATCCGCAGGTAGAGTCTGTCCGCCAGGGCAAATACTTCGTTCTGACCCTTGCCGACAGCCTGACCGGCGACGCCGCAAAGGCCGAAGTTGAGCGCATTGCCAATGAAGTTCTGACGAACCCCGTGATTGAGGAATACACGTACCGGTTGGAAGAGTAG
- the frr gene encoding ribosome recycling factor, which translates to MASQMANIPALKDLHGQLSTRMTKAVEDFRTNLLAVRTGRASVHMLDNIRVDYYGSEMPINQLAQLSAPEPQQIVVQPFDVGTVGLIEKAIRTSGQGFNPMHDGKIIRVPIPPMTEERRRDAVKQLSGILEDHKTAIRNIRRDGNDSVKKSAKDKLISADDEKRATEEIQQMTDAQIKQLDDMFKVKEKELMTV; encoded by the coding sequence ATGGCATCCCAGATGGCAAATATCCCCGCGCTGAAGGACCTGCACGGACAGCTCAGCACCCGCATGACCAAGGCTGTGGAAGATTTCCGCACCAACCTGCTGGCAGTGCGCACCGGCCGCGCCAGCGTGCACATGCTGGACAACATTCGCGTGGATTATTACGGCAGCGAAATGCCCATCAATCAGCTTGCGCAGTTGTCCGCGCCGGAACCGCAGCAGATTGTGGTGCAGCCGTTCGACGTGGGCACGGTGGGCCTGATTGAAAAGGCTATCCGTACCAGCGGTCAGGGCTTCAACCCCATGCATGACGGCAAGATCATCCGCGTGCCGATCCCTCCCATGACCGAAGAGCGACGCCGCGACGCCGTGAAGCAGCTCTCAGGCATCCTGGAAGACCATAAGACGGCCATCCGCAACATCCGCCGCGACGGCAACGACAGTGTGAAGAAATCTGCCAAGGACAAGCTGATCAGCGCCGACGATGAAAAGCGCGCTACGGAAGAGATCCAGCAGATGACCGACGCGCAGATCAAGCAGTTGGACGACATGTTCAAGGTGAAGGAAAAGGAACTGATGACGGTCTGA
- a CDS encoding flavin reductase family protein, giving the protein MSSHRSFDLTTLSLPDTYKLLASAVTPRPIAWITTLDAHGRPNAAPFSFFNVISSDPPLFCVGFSAAPDREGKDTLANIRASGELVINLVSEELAEAMNITATDAPRGLDELVIAGLEIAPSEVVLPPRIAASPVSIECRTFQWIETGGSSTVLIARGERLHIRRDVFADEERLYIDNAKLNLIGRMGGAGDYMRTRDTFTIPRIAWKDFPKK; this is encoded by the coding sequence ATGAGTTCGCACCGCAGTTTTGATCTGACTACGCTTTCGCTTCCTGATACCTACAAATTGCTGGCTTCCGCGGTTACGCCGCGCCCTATCGCGTGGATTACCACGCTGGACGCCCACGGGCGGCCGAATGCTGCGCCGTTTTCCTTCTTCAATGTGATCAGTTCTGATCCTCCACTGTTCTGCGTGGGATTTTCGGCTGCTCCTGACCGTGAGGGCAAAGATACGCTGGCGAACATCCGCGCATCAGGCGAACTGGTTATCAACCTTGTTTCGGAAGAGCTGGCTGAGGCGATGAACATTACGGCGACGGATGCGCCGCGTGGGCTGGACGAGTTGGTCATCGCGGGGCTTGAGATCGCTCCCAGCGAAGTTGTGCTGCCACCGCGCATTGCAGCATCACCGGTGTCGATTGAATGCCGGACGTTTCAATGGATTGAAACCGGCGGATCATCCACGGTGCTGATCGCGCGCGGCGAACGCTTGCACATTCGCCGCGACGTGTTTGCAGATGAGGAACGGCTTTACATCGATAACGCCAAGCTGAACCTCATTGGCCGCATGGGTGGAGCAGGGGACTACATGCGCACGCGCGACACTTTCACGATCCCGCGAATTGCATGGAAGGACTTTCCAAAGAAGTAG
- a CDS encoding TIGR03435 family protein: MSRIRRWNTPVTLASLLVLCSIVPSAAFGQKAMPANADPDWEVASVKATDPTETRGQHINMDGRRVLLLGTTVQQLLLIGYGMQKVQIANIPAWAETQRWDIAGVPDTEGSPSLTQVQTLMRKILAERFGLQLHHEQREIPVFVLTVAKGGSKMVANTSKPNGPMDQRNSHSSALHVENLTNTAISELVLILQFSVNRPIVDQTGLKGRYDLKLEWAPDDAPPSDAADAPPGLFTTIQSQAGLKLQPVKAPADTLVIDAISKPKPD, from the coding sequence TTGTCTCGTATCCGGCGATGGAACACGCCTGTCACGCTCGCATCCTTGCTGGTGCTCTGCAGCATTGTTCCTTCCGCAGCATTCGGACAAAAGGCGATGCCCGCAAATGCCGACCCGGACTGGGAAGTCGCATCGGTAAAAGCCACCGATCCCACGGAGACACGCGGCCAGCACATCAACATGGATGGAAGACGCGTGCTACTGCTTGGCACCACCGTGCAACAACTTCTGCTGATTGGCTATGGCATGCAAAAAGTTCAGATCGCCAATATCCCGGCGTGGGCCGAGACACAACGCTGGGACATTGCTGGGGTCCCGGACACAGAAGGATCACCCAGCCTGACTCAGGTACAGACGTTGATGCGGAAGATCCTGGCGGAACGCTTTGGACTGCAACTACACCACGAACAGCGGGAGATACCCGTGTTCGTGTTGACCGTGGCAAAGGGTGGCTCAAAGATGGTCGCGAACACGAGCAAACCCAATGGCCCGATGGACCAGAGAAACAGCCACTCCAGCGCGCTGCACGTGGAGAATCTTACGAACACGGCCATCTCCGAACTTGTGTTGATCCTGCAATTCAGCGTGAACCGGCCTATCGTGGACCAGACAGGGCTGAAGGGACGTTATGACCTGAAGCTGGAATGGGCACCGGACGATGCTCCGCCCAGTGACGCTGCCGACGCACCACCGGGCCTGTTCACGACAATCCAGTCACAAGCCGGGCTGAAGCTACAGCCAGTGAAAGCACCCGCGGATACGCTCGTGATCGACGCGATATCGAAGCCAAAGCCAGACTGA